The genome window GATTGGGGCAAACGGCGCGGGCAAGACCACACTGCTGATGACCGTTTGTGGTAACCCTCAAGCCAGCTCCGGACGCGTGTTTCTGGAAGGTCGTGAGATCACCCGCGAGCCTACTGCCCAGATCATGCGCTCAGGCATAGCCATCGTTCCGGAAGGACGCAGGATCTTTTCAGGGCTTACGGTGGAAGAGAACCTGCATATGGGCGGGTTCTTCAACACCAAGTCCGAGATCAGCAAGAGTCAGGCGCACGTCTATGAGCTCTTTCCCCGGCTGAAAGAACGCGAAAACCAGCGTGCAGGCACCATGTCCGGCGGTGAGCAGCAGATGCTGGCCATCGGCCGTGCCCTGATGAGCAGGCCCAACATGATCATCCTTGATGAGCCATCGCTGGGTCTTGCACCACTGGTGATCAAACAGATCTTCGAGATCATCGGTCACCTTCGGGAGGAAGGTATTACCGTGTTTCTGGTCGAGCAAAACGCCCACCAGGCACTCGGCCTGGCCGATCGTGGCTACGTACTGGAAACCGGAAAGATCCGGCTCCACGACACCGGGAAAAACCTGTTGGCCAACCCGGATGTCCAGAATGCCTACCTGGGTGGCTAGGTATTCAGCATCGAAAAACTAAAAAGCCGGGGCATGTGTTCATGCCCCGGCTTTTTAGTTTAAGACTGGACAACTTGCTGGAAATTTGTGGGCTAAATCAATTACTCAGAAATCTTTGAGCTTGCACTCGCAGGATATGAACTATACTCACGTCAACGGTCATCCTGCCTCCACACCAGTCAGGGCCGTTCCCGCATTGCGAGCCAAGGAGCGGACAATGCGGTATGCGACGACAGCTAAACCACAGAAAGGAGTGGATAA of Marinobacter sediminum contains these proteins:
- a CDS encoding ABC transporter ATP-binding protein codes for the protein MLVLEDVHTHYGKIEALHGVSVEVQKGEIVSLIGANGAGKTTLLMTVCGNPQASSGRVFLEGREITREPTAQIMRSGIAIVPEGRRIFSGLTVEENLHMGGFFNTKSEISKSQAHVYELFPRLKERENQRAGTMSGGEQQMLAIGRALMSRPNMIILDEPSLGLAPLVIKQIFEIIGHLREEGITVFLVEQNAHQALGLADRGYVLETGKIRLHDTGKNLLANPDVQNAYLGG